One segment of Vulpes lagopus strain Blue_001 chromosome 8, ASM1834538v1, whole genome shotgun sequence DNA contains the following:
- the FAM110D gene encoding protein FAM110D encodes MILASPSTPSRGRTPSAVERLEADKAKYVKTHQVIARRQEPALRGGPGPLTPHACNELGPPASPRTPRPARRSSGRRLPRPDSLIFYRQKRDCKASVNKENAKGQGLVRRLFLGAPRDAPSSSPGPTERPAAPGVWAAPQEAPEAAGKRALCPTCSLPLSEKERFFNYCGLERALVEVLGAERFSPQSWGADASPQPGASPPPGSGDTTDWTSSDGDTDRPDGADRGGGGGGGGGGSEAAGSARDGRPPVSVVERNARVIQWLYGCQRARGPPRESEV; translated from the coding sequence ATGATcctggcctctccctccaccccatccaGGGGACGGACCCCCAGCGCGGTGGAGAGGCTGGAGGCCGACAAAGCCAAGTATGTCAAGACACACCAGGTGATAGCACGCCGCCAGGAGCCAGCTCTGCGTGGGGGTCCCGGACCGCTCACCCCGCACGCCTGCAATGAGCTGGGGCCCCCTGCATCGCCCAGGACGCCCAGACCCGCCCGCCGGAGCAGCGGCAGGCGGCTGCCCAGGCCTGACTCCCTCATCTTCTACCGCCAGAAGCGGGACTGCAAGGCTTCGGTGAACAAAGAGAACGCCAAGGGCCAGGGGCTGGTGCGGCGCCTCTTCCTGGGCGCCCCCCGAGACGCCCCCTCGAGTAGTCCGGGCCCAACGGAGCGACCAGCGGCTCCTGGGGTTTGGGCAGCGCCCCAAGAGGCCCCGGAAGCGGCAGGAAAGCGGGCGCTGTGCCCCACATGCTCGCTGCCGCTGTCGGAGAAGGAGCGCTTCTTCAATTACTGCGGCCTGGAGCGCGCGCTGGTGGAGGTGCTGGGCGCTGAGCGCTTCTCTCCGCAGAGCTGGGGCGCGGACGCCAGCCCCCAACCCGGAGCGTCGCCGCCGCCCGGCTCTGGGGACACCACCGACTGGACGTCCAGCGATGGCGACACGGATCGCCCGGACGGTGCTgaccgcggcggcggcggcggcggcggcggcggcggctcagAGGCGGCGGGCTCGGCGCGGGACGGGCGCCCCCCGGTGTCCGTGGTGGAGCGCAACGCGCGCGTCATCCAGTGGTTGTACGGCTGCCAGCGCGCCCGCGGCCCGCCGCGCGAGTCCGAGGTGTGA